One segment of Streptomyces bathyalis DNA contains the following:
- a CDS encoding ABC transporter substrate-binding protein, protein MSTAPRGTRRRISVRACAASFVALALALPAAGCAPQTVSAGDEHTVSYWMWDSAQQPAYEACAKAFHKKNPGLRVKITQIGWDSYWTKLTSSFIAGTQPDVFTNHVAKYPQYEGLGALSPLDELGPTRGIEASDYEPGLAKPWTGRDGHRYGAPKDWDTIGVFYNKKITKAAGVSDAELRDLAWNPRDGGSFEKTLARLTVDANGKRGDEPGFDKDNVVRYGLATNDAGGDNSGQTQWSSFAASAGWSYTDKNPWGEHYNYDQKGFQKTIDWYFGLAEKGYMAPLEDYSDTNHPETQLDSGKAALAMHGSWMLSTFAGLKGVDLGIAPTPKGPTGKRASMLGGLADSIPKGAKNKQGAAKWVAFLASDECQNLVGKDATVFPATPEGTKKAIATHRKNGLDVSPFTRHLEEGTTFSFPVTDHAADINAMMIPAMQEIYSGDSPASSLSETNRQINFLFQQGN, encoded by the coding sequence ATGAGCACCGCACCACGCGGCACCCGGCGCCGCATCTCCGTCCGGGCCTGCGCGGCCTCCTTCGTGGCGCTGGCCCTGGCCCTTCCCGCCGCGGGCTGCGCACCGCAGACCGTCTCGGCCGGGGACGAGCACACGGTCTCGTACTGGATGTGGGACTCCGCCCAGCAGCCCGCGTACGAGGCGTGCGCGAAGGCGTTCCACAAGAAGAACCCCGGGCTGCGCGTCAAGATCACCCAGATCGGATGGGACTCGTACTGGACGAAGCTGACGTCGAGCTTCATCGCCGGCACCCAGCCGGACGTGTTCACCAACCACGTCGCCAAGTACCCCCAGTACGAGGGGCTCGGCGCGCTCAGCCCGCTGGACGAGCTGGGCCCGACCCGCGGCATCGAGGCATCGGACTACGAACCGGGCCTGGCGAAGCCCTGGACGGGCCGGGACGGGCACCGCTACGGCGCACCGAAGGACTGGGACACCATCGGCGTCTTCTACAACAAGAAGATCACCAAGGCGGCGGGCGTCAGCGACGCCGAACTGCGCGATCTGGCCTGGAATCCGCGGGACGGCGGCAGCTTCGAGAAGACCCTCGCCCGTCTGACGGTCGACGCGAACGGGAAGCGCGGCGACGAGCCCGGCTTCGACAAGGACAACGTCGTGCGCTACGGCCTGGCCACCAATGACGCCGGTGGAGACAACAGCGGCCAGACGCAGTGGAGTTCGTTTGCCGCCTCGGCCGGCTGGAGCTACACGGACAAGAACCCGTGGGGTGAGCACTACAACTACGACCAGAAGGGCTTCCAGAAGACCATCGACTGGTACTTCGGCCTCGCCGAGAAGGGCTACATGGCCCCGCTGGAGGACTACTCGGACACCAACCACCCGGAGACGCAGCTCGATTCGGGCAAGGCCGCCCTCGCCATGCACGGTTCCTGGATGCTCAGCACATTCGCCGGCCTCAAGGGCGTCGACCTCGGCATAGCCCCGACGCCGAAGGGCCCGACGGGCAAGCGTGCCTCGATGCTGGGCGGCCTGGCCGACTCCATACCGAAGGGAGCGAAGAACAAGCAGGGCGCCGCAAAATGGGTCGCCTTCCTGGCCTCGGACGAGTGCCAGAACCTGGTGGGCAAGGACGCGACGGTATTCCCCGCGACCCCCGAGGGCACGAAGAAGGCCATCGCCACCCACCGCAAGAACGGGCTGGACGTCTCACCCTTCACCCGTCACCTCGAGGAAGGCACGACCTTCTCCTTCCCGGTGACGGACCACGCCGCCGACATCAACGCGATGATGATCCCCGCCATGCAGGAGATCTACTCGGGCGATTCCCCGGCGAGCTCCCTCTCGGAGACGAACAGGCAGATCAACTTCCTCTTCCAGCAAGGCAATTGA
- a CDS encoding Gfo/Idh/MocA family protein, with the protein MPFSIGIVGAGQFAGSFAKLFRLHPGVGAIHVTDLLPERAERLVAAEGLAGTVSSFDDMLESDVDAVALFTQRWTHGPLAVRALRAGKHVYSAVPMAVSEEETAAIIEAVKETGLTYMMGETSHYNPATVYAREKIADGGFGRLFYAEGDYVHDMDLGFYDAYRFSGGERWKETASYPPLLYPTHSIGGVLGAWQTYATSVSAVGVRDERGDGVFDRDVSQFGNDFSNATALFEVAGGGSFRTNEFRRVGYPSHIRESRFRFFGTEGSFEQLATVSFWQDKTGVRDVSEHLQAVPTLSADDPSLADVSPALRDAFISGTAPVHDRARLPAEFAHAPNGHEGSHHFLVDDFVNAVNDSTLPSVNAWVAARYTLPGVVAHDSALRDGERLPVPDFGDAPG; encoded by the coding sequence GTGCCCTTCTCCATCGGAATCGTCGGCGCCGGACAGTTCGCCGGATCGTTCGCCAAGCTCTTCCGGCTGCACCCCGGCGTCGGCGCCATTCATGTCACGGATCTCCTGCCCGAGCGCGCCGAGCGGCTCGTTGCCGCGGAGGGGCTGGCAGGCACCGTGTCCTCCTTCGACGACATGCTCGAATCGGACGTCGACGCCGTCGCCCTCTTCACCCAGCGCTGGACCCACGGACCGCTGGCGGTACGGGCGTTGCGCGCGGGCAAGCACGTCTACTCCGCGGTGCCCATGGCGGTCTCCGAGGAGGAGACGGCGGCCATCATCGAAGCCGTCAAGGAGACCGGCCTCACCTACATGATGGGTGAGACCAGCCACTACAACCCGGCCACGGTCTACGCCCGCGAGAAGATCGCCGACGGCGGCTTCGGGCGGCTGTTCTACGCCGAGGGCGACTACGTCCACGACATGGACCTGGGCTTCTACGACGCGTACCGCTTCAGCGGGGGCGAGCGGTGGAAGGAGACGGCCAGCTATCCGCCGCTGCTCTACCCCACGCACAGCATCGGCGGCGTGCTGGGCGCCTGGCAGACGTACGCCACGAGCGTCAGCGCCGTCGGTGTCCGCGACGAGCGGGGTGACGGCGTGTTCGACCGGGACGTCAGCCAGTTCGGCAACGACTTCTCCAACGCGACGGCGCTCTTCGAGGTCGCCGGCGGGGGATCGTTCCGCACGAACGAGTTCCGCCGGGTCGGATACCCCTCGCACATCCGTGAGTCACGCTTCCGCTTCTTCGGCACGGAGGGGAGCTTCGAGCAGCTGGCGACCGTCAGCTTCTGGCAGGACAAGACCGGTGTGCGGGACGTCTCGGAGCATCTGCAGGCCGTCCCGACGCTCTCCGCGGACGATCCCTCGCTCGCCGACGTCTCACCGGCGCTGCGTGACGCGTTCATCTCCGGCACGGCTCCGGTGCACGACCGCGCCCGGCTGCCCGCCGAGTTCGCTCACGCACCCAACGGGCATGAGGGAAGCCACCACTTCCTCGTCGACGACTTCGTCAACGCGGTGAACGACAGCACGCTGCCTTCCGTCAACGCGTGGGTCGCCGCCCGCTACACGCTGCCCGGCGTCGTCGCGCACGACTCGGCGCTGCGCGACGGCGAGCGCCTCCCCGTCCCCGACTTCGGTGACGCGCCGGGCTGA
- a CDS encoding ABC transporter permease, whose translation MLRTALRNVFAHKARLLMTVLAVMLGVAFVSGTLVFTSTISDAYQKSSEKGYSNVDLAIEPPAGGDSGPPRRRPGGQDRLTQATLDKARELPGAQSASGSVTGFTALADKHGKLVGEGWQTTGGNYDSGRNGKAEDARYPMRNGRAPHGSDEVAIDSATAKRVGFEIGDTARMSVNGPVLKQRVVGIFTTDDGNVAAGGTLVLFDTPTAQRLFALPGQYDQITLKAADGTSQAELKSQAEKIIPKGADAVTGKKLAADQSEAIKKGMSGMQTAMLVFAGISLFVGIFIIANTFTMLVAQRTKELALLRAVGAGRRQVTRSVLIEALVVGTVAAVGGMAAGVGIGAALRSLMGRFGATVPDGPLVVDATAIGASLATGIVVTVLAAWLPARKAAKIPPVAAMSSVHAAATTRSLVIRNTIGALLAGAGTALVLYGAGMDDRDTAKIPLSAGAATLLIGVFVLTPLLSRPLIAAAAPFMRIFGVSGKLARQNSVRNPRRTAATASALMIGLTLITGLTVIAGSVQQAVEKLATDSLKADYTVSMANQTPLSSGVERKLTRDDQVESLSPMRNSPARVGSSTEYLTGVKGETISDLTDMPFVSGGWDGLSGNKAVVDKETAKEKGWKTGSAFPVTFEDGKKARMTVSGVYEGNEMIRGIMLDTGTLDPHMKQLSSMQVMVKTKDGASDSVKASLEKALGSNPAVLVQDEKDVTESIAKIFTLMLNMLYGLLAMAVIVAVLGVVNTLAMSVFERSQEIGMLRAIGLDRRGIKRMVRLESLVISLFGGVLGIGLGIFFGWAAGKVVGLSLSTYSLVLPWDRIGIFLGLAAVVGMLAALWPARRAAKLNMLTAIKTE comes from the coding sequence ATGCTCCGTACTGCCTTGCGCAACGTCTTCGCGCACAAGGCCCGGCTGCTGATGACCGTGCTCGCCGTGATGCTCGGCGTGGCCTTCGTCTCCGGCACCCTGGTCTTCACCTCGACCATCTCCGACGCGTACCAGAAGAGTTCGGAGAAGGGCTACAGCAACGTCGACCTCGCCATCGAGCCGCCCGCGGGCGGCGATTCCGGGCCTCCCCGCAGGCGGCCCGGCGGCCAGGACCGGCTGACGCAGGCCACCCTCGACAAGGCACGCGAGCTGCCCGGCGCGCAGAGCGCCAGCGGCTCCGTCACCGGCTTCACCGCGCTCGCCGACAAGCACGGCAAGCTCGTCGGCGAGGGCTGGCAGACCACCGGCGGCAACTACGACTCCGGCCGCAACGGCAAGGCCGAGGACGCCCGTTACCCGATGAGGAACGGCCGGGCGCCGCACGGTTCCGACGAGGTCGCCATCGACTCCGCGACGGCGAAGCGCGTCGGTTTCGAGATCGGCGACACCGCCCGCATGTCGGTCAACGGCCCGGTGCTCAAGCAGCGCGTCGTCGGCATCTTCACCACCGACGACGGCAATGTCGCCGCGGGCGGCACGCTCGTGCTGTTCGACACCCCCACCGCCCAGCGGCTCTTCGCCCTGCCGGGGCAGTACGACCAGATCACGCTGAAGGCCGCCGACGGCACTTCGCAGGCGGAGCTGAAGTCCCAGGCGGAGAAGATCATTCCCAAGGGCGCGGACGCGGTCACCGGCAAGAAGCTCGCCGCCGACCAGTCCGAGGCGATCAAGAAGGGCATGAGCGGGATGCAGACGGCGATGCTGGTCTTCGCCGGGATCTCGCTGTTCGTCGGCATCTTCATCATCGCCAACACCTTCACGATGCTCGTCGCCCAGCGCACCAAGGAGCTGGCGCTGCTGCGCGCAGTCGGTGCCGGGCGCCGTCAGGTGACGCGCTCGGTGCTCATCGAGGCGCTGGTCGTGGGCACTGTCGCCGCGGTCGGCGGCATGGCGGCGGGCGTCGGCATCGGAGCGGCGCTGCGCTCGCTCATGGGCAGGTTCGGCGCGACCGTGCCGGACGGGCCGCTCGTCGTCGACGCCACCGCCATCGGCGCCTCGCTGGCCACCGGCATCGTGGTGACCGTCCTCGCCGCCTGGCTCCCGGCCCGCAAGGCCGCGAAGATCCCGCCGGTGGCGGCGATGAGCAGCGTCCACGCGGCGGCGACGACGCGTTCGCTGGTCATCCGCAACACGATCGGCGCGCTGCTGGCCGGCGCGGGCACGGCACTCGTGCTGTACGGCGCCGGAATGGACGACCGCGACACGGCCAAGATCCCGCTCTCGGCCGGTGCCGCCACGCTCCTCATCGGGGTCTTCGTCCTGACGCCGCTGCTGTCGCGGCCGCTGATCGCCGCCGCCGCGCCGTTCATGCGGATCTTCGGGGTCTCGGGCAAGCTCGCCCGCCAGAACTCGGTGCGCAACCCGCGCCGCACCGCCGCGACCGCGTCCGCGCTGATGATCGGGCTCACTCTGATCACCGGTCTGACCGTCATCGCCGGAAGCGTGCAGCAGGCCGTGGAGAAGCTGGCCACCGATTCGCTGAAGGCGGACTACACCGTCAGCATGGCCAACCAGACGCCGCTCTCATCCGGCGTCGAGCGGAAGCTGACGCGCGACGACCAGGTCGAGTCGCTGAGCCCGATGCGCAACTCCCCGGCCCGGGTGGGCAGTTCCACGGAGTATCTGACGGGCGTCAAGGGCGAGACGATCAGCGACCTCACCGACATGCCGTTCGTCTCCGGCGGCTGGGACGGGCTGTCCGGCAACAAGGCCGTCGTCGACAAGGAGACCGCCAAGGAGAAGGGCTGGAAGACCGGTTCGGCCTTCCCCGTCACCTTCGAGGACGGGAAGAAGGCCCGGATGACGGTCTCGGGCGTCTACGAGGGCAACGAGATGATCAGGGGCATCATGCTCGACACCGGGACTCTCGACCCGCACATGAAGCAGCTCTCGAGCATGCAGGTGATGGTCAAGACGAAGGATGGCGCGAGCGATTCGGTCAAGGCGTCGCTGGAGAAGGCGCTGGGCAGCAATCCGGCCGTCCTCGTCCAGGACGAGAAGGACGTCACGGAGTCCATCGCCAAGATCTTCACCCTGATGCTCAACATGCTCTACGGGCTGCTCGCGATGGCGGTGATCGTGGCCGTGCTGGGTGTGGTCAACACACTGGCGATGTCGGTCTTCGAACGCTCGCAGGAGATCGGGATGCTGCGCGCCATCGGCCTGGACCGGCGGGGCATCAAGCGGATGGTGCGGCTGGAGTCGCTCGTCATCTCGCTCTTCGGCGGTGTGCTCGGCATCGGACTCGGCATCTTCTTCGGATGGGCCGCGGGCAAGGTCGTCGGGTTGTCGCTGTCGACGTACTCGCTGGTGCTGCCGTGGGACCGGATCGGGATCTTCCTCGGACTGGCGGCGGTCGTGGGCATGCTGGCCGCGCTGTGGCCGGCACGGCGGGCCGCCAAGCTGAACATGCTCACCGCGATCAAGACGGAGTAG
- a CDS encoding ABC transporter ATP-binding protein encodes MTTTYSSRVPAAAPAPAGVAAARATDLSKVYGQGETKVVALDRVSVEFRKAEYTAIMGPSGSGKSTLMHCMAGLDSVSSGSALIGDTELTRLKDKKLTKLRRDRIGFIFQAYNLLPTLNAMENITLPLDIAGRKADQAWLDRVIETVGLSGRLKHRPSQLSGGQQQRVAVARALASRPEIIFGDEPTGNLDSRAGAEVLGFLRNSVRELGQTIVMVTHDPVAASYADRVVFLADGRIVDDMSGPTAESVLERMKNLDARVRTN; translated from the coding sequence GTGACCACCACCTACTCCTCCCGCGTACCGGCTGCTGCACCAGCGCCCGCCGGCGTCGCCGCAGCGCGCGCCACGGACCTCTCGAAGGTCTACGGGCAGGGCGAGACCAAGGTGGTCGCGCTCGACCGCGTCTCCGTCGAGTTCCGCAAGGCCGAATACACCGCGATCATGGGGCCGTCGGGCTCCGGCAAGTCGACCCTGATGCACTGCATGGCGGGCCTCGACTCGGTCTCCAGCGGCAGCGCCCTGATCGGCGACACCGAACTGACCAGGCTCAAGGACAAGAAGCTGACGAAGCTGCGCCGCGACCGGATCGGCTTCATCTTCCAGGCCTACAACCTGCTTCCGACGCTCAACGCGATGGAGAACATCACGCTTCCGCTCGACATCGCGGGCCGCAAGGCGGACCAGGCCTGGCTGGACCGCGTCATCGAGACCGTCGGCCTCTCAGGCCGGCTCAAGCACCGCCCGAGCCAGCTCTCCGGCGGCCAGCAGCAGCGCGTGGCCGTGGCCCGCGCGCTGGCCAGCAGGCCGGAGATCATCTTCGGGGACGAGCCGACGGGCAACCTCGACTCCCGCGCCGGAGCGGAGGTGCTGGGCTTCCTGCGCAACTCCGTAAGGGAGTTGGGCCAGACGATCGTGATGGTCACCCACGACCCGGTGGCAGCCTCCTACGCGGACCGCGTCGTATTCCTCGCGGACGGCCGCATCGTCGACGACATGTCCGGGCCGACCGCCGAGTCGGTGCTCGAGCGCATGAAGAACCTCGACGCCAGGGTGCGTACGAACTGA
- a CDS encoding SpoIIE family protein phosphatase has product MNAWSEAETIDFRGPLDVASGATVLLDNQNVIIGWSEAAEGLFGYEPREILGRPLETLIVERTSQEQPLIELLDRSVGPACRSEASVARHRDGHHVDVATTICSLAGRDGPPQIMVAAELEPLRSWEAHQAMLRGLATQSPIGLGIYDTDLRLTWINAKYQSEIDKGQNLGDFVGKRVDELYDGGEVISEGYPSSLGEVMQSVIDTGKPVFGVLYEARPPVDPEHDHVWSCAYYQLKDADGHVLGVCEDALDITDRYRAQQRLALTVRAGVRIGTTLDMITTAREIAEVVIPAFADSVTVDLVEGVLEGEEPRPHGETPAMIRVVERVGSPYAGAEDTPATGPFPVEYEPGSPQLDSLASRKAITVDRERPAEAQEDDNGVHSTLAVPLRARGTTMGLVTFMRSGNPAPFDHDELSLANELATRTALSIDNARRYTRERASALTLQRNLLPRGLPELSAVEVAHRYLPSDVGLGVGGDWFDVIALSGTRVGMVVGDVVGHGVNAAATMGRLRTTVRALARLDLAPDELLSRLDDLVLQGAEDQEPGAVPGTDEGLGVACLYAVYDPVSRMCTAARAGHPPAASVDPEGNFKLLDIPPGPPLGVGGLPFESMETELPEGSLLALFTGGLVQDRDRDIDTGVAKLKGVLSDRRATLEELCDRTLSELQPDGPATDDAALLLARTHELGADQVIGWELEAEPSAVSRARTLVMDQLTEWGLDELAFTTELVVSELVTNAIRHAVGPVYLRLIRDRSLHCEVSDKGHTSPNLRHSATDDEGGRGLFIVAQMVQRWGTRYTTSGKTIWTEQALP; this is encoded by the coding sequence ATGAATGCGTGGAGCGAGGCCGAGACCATCGACTTCCGTGGGCCACTCGACGTGGCGAGTGGCGCCACGGTGCTGCTCGACAACCAGAACGTGATCATCGGGTGGAGCGAAGCCGCTGAAGGCCTCTTCGGATATGAACCGCGCGAGATTCTGGGCCGGCCGCTCGAGACGCTGATAGTGGAGAGAACGTCCCAGGAACAGCCGCTCATCGAGCTCCTCGACCGGTCCGTCGGCCCGGCATGCCGCAGTGAGGCCAGCGTCGCGCGTCACCGGGACGGCCACCACGTCGATGTGGCGACGACGATCTGCTCCCTCGCCGGGAGGGACGGGCCCCCGCAGATCATGGTCGCGGCGGAGCTGGAACCGCTGCGCAGCTGGGAGGCGCACCAGGCCATGCTCCGCGGGCTCGCGACCCAGTCGCCGATCGGCCTTGGCATCTACGACACCGATCTGCGTCTGACCTGGATAAACGCGAAGTACCAGAGCGAGATAGACAAGGGCCAAAACCTCGGCGACTTCGTAGGCAAGCGCGTGGACGAGCTCTACGACGGCGGCGAGGTGATCTCGGAGGGCTATCCCAGCTCACTGGGCGAGGTCATGCAGAGCGTGATCGATACCGGCAAGCCGGTCTTCGGCGTGCTCTACGAGGCCCGGCCACCCGTCGACCCGGAGCACGACCACGTCTGGTCGTGCGCGTACTACCAGCTCAAGGACGCCGACGGACACGTGCTCGGCGTCTGCGAGGACGCCCTCGACATCACCGACCGCTACCGCGCCCAGCAGCGTCTCGCGCTGACGGTGCGCGCCGGGGTGCGGATCGGCACCACGCTCGACATGATCACCACGGCCAGGGAGATCGCCGAAGTGGTCATCCCGGCCTTCGCCGACAGCGTCACCGTGGACCTGGTCGAGGGAGTGCTGGAGGGCGAGGAGCCCCGCCCGCACGGAGAGACCCCGGCCATGATCAGAGTGGTGGAGCGCGTCGGCAGTCCGTACGCGGGTGCCGAGGACACGCCCGCCACCGGTCCCTTCCCCGTCGAGTACGAGCCCGGCTCGCCGCAGCTCGACTCGCTCGCGTCCCGCAAGGCCATCACCGTCGACCGCGAACGCCCTGCGGAGGCGCAGGAGGACGACAACGGCGTCCACTCCACGCTCGCCGTGCCGCTGCGCGCCAGGGGCACGACGATGGGCCTGGTCACCTTCATGCGCAGCGGCAATCCGGCCCCCTTCGACCACGACGAGCTCTCCCTCGCCAACGAACTGGCCACCCGCACCGCGCTGTCGATCGACAACGCCCGCCGCTACACGCGCGAGCGCGCCTCCGCGCTGACGCTCCAGCGCAACCTGCTGCCCAGGGGCCTGCCCGAGCTGTCCGCCGTCGAGGTGGCCCACCGCTATCTGCCGTCCGACGTCGGGCTGGGCGTCGGCGGCGACTGGTTCGACGTGATCGCCCTGTCCGGGACGCGCGTGGGCATGGTCGTGGGCGACGTGGTCGGTCACGGCGTGAACGCTGCCGCCACCATGGGGCGTCTGCGCACCACCGTCAGGGCCCTGGCCCGGCTGGATCTCGCTCCCGACGAGCTGCTCTCCCGGCTGGACGACCTCGTACTGCAAGGTGCCGAGGACCAGGAACCCGGTGCCGTGCCCGGCACGGACGAGGGGCTCGGCGTCGCCTGCCTCTACGCCGTGTACGACCCGGTCTCCCGCATGTGCACCGCCGCCCGCGCCGGGCATCCGCCCGCCGCCAGCGTCGATCCGGAAGGCAACTTCAAGCTGCTCGACATCCCGCCCGGTCCCCCGCTGGGCGTCGGCGGGCTGCCCTTCGAGTCGATGGAGACCGAGCTGCCGGAGGGCAGCCTCCTAGCGCTTTTCACCGGAGGGCTCGTCCAGGACCGCGACCGCGACATCGACACCGGCGTCGCGAAGCTCAAGGGCGTGCTGAGCGACCGCCGGGCCACGCTCGAGGAGTTGTGCGACCGGACCCTGAGCGAGCTGCAGCCCGACGGTCCGGCGACCGACGACGCCGCGCTGCTTCTGGCACGCACGCACGAGCTGGGAGCCGACCAGGTCATCGGCTGGGAGCTGGAAGCCGAGCCCAGCGCGGTCTCCCGCGCACGGACCCTGGTCATGGACCAGCTGACCGAATGGGGCCTGGACGAGCTGGCGTTCACCACCGAACTCGTCGTCAGCGAACTCGTCACCAACGCCATCCGGCACGCGGTCGGCCCCGTCTATCTGCGGCTCATCCGGGACCGCAGCCTGCACTGCGAGGTCTCCGACAAGGGCCACACCTCGCCGAACCTCCGGCACAGCGCGACGGACGACGAGGGCGGTCGCGGCCTGTTCATCGTGGCGCAGATGGTGCAGCGCTGGGGCACCCGCTACACGACCTCGGGCAAGACGATCTGGACGGAGCAGGCACTGCCCTGA
- a CDS encoding DMT family transporter: MSIMVYVYGLVGACFLGLGFVLQQEAAARAPLADILSFRLLLDLMKVPRWLLGIGFMVIGQLLSAAALAQGDVSRVAPLLATNLLFAMALARRISGQRLGGSGWAGVVLLSGGVAAFVAAGSPQGNDDAQIGAFRRWLVLGSVVAVALVMVVIARNLRLAEEPPLLAGAAGVLYGVQDALTREASTVFSDSGLVGLVTSWQPYVIVTSAVIGLVLVQSAFEAGALRQSLPALTAAEPLSGIACSIGFLGDTVRLTPLAVTWEILGLGAAIGGVFLLGRHPAMPTGAPGLSPPSDEKQAYDDSGRPR, translated from the coding sequence ATGTCGATCATGGTCTACGTGTACGGCCTGGTCGGGGCCTGCTTTCTGGGCCTCGGGTTCGTACTCCAGCAGGAGGCCGCAGCCCGCGCCCCGCTGGCCGACATCCTCTCCTTCCGGCTGCTGCTGGACCTGATGAAGGTCCCGCGCTGGCTGCTCGGCATCGGCTTCATGGTGATCGGCCAGCTCCTCAGTGCCGCCGCGCTGGCACAGGGGGACGTCTCACGAGTCGCGCCGCTGCTGGCCACCAACCTGCTCTTCGCGATGGCGCTGGCACGGCGGATCAGCGGGCAGCGGCTCGGCGGAAGCGGCTGGGCGGGGGTGGTGCTGCTCAGCGGAGGCGTGGCCGCATTCGTTGCCGCGGGATCCCCGCAGGGCAACGACGACGCTCAGATCGGTGCCTTCCGGCGCTGGCTCGTGCTGGGGTCGGTGGTGGCGGTGGCCCTGGTGATGGTCGTGATCGCCCGTAATCTGCGGCTGGCCGAGGAGCCTCCGCTCCTGGCCGGAGCGGCAGGAGTGCTCTACGGAGTCCAGGACGCCCTGACCCGGGAGGCGAGCACGGTGTTCAGCGACTCCGGCCTCGTCGGGCTGGTCACGAGCTGGCAGCCGTACGTCATCGTCACATCGGCCGTCATCGGACTGGTTCTCGTGCAGAGCGCCTTCGAAGCCGGGGCACTGCGGCAGTCCCTGCCCGCGCTGACGGCCGCGGAGCCACTTTCCGGAATCGCGTGCAGCATCGGGTTCCTCGGCGACACCGTTCGCTTGACGCCGCTGGCGGTCACCTGGGAAATCCTGGGGCTGGGGGCGGCCATCGGCGGAGTCTTCCTTCTGGGACGCCACCCGGCGATGCCGACCGGGGCGCCCGGCCTGTCCCCGCCCTCGGACGAGAAGCAGGCGTACGACGACAGCGGACGTCCGCGCTAG
- a CDS encoding MFS transporter — protein sequence MPEARSPAGPEPEPGPGPESESGTRSRRWKALAVCLVAGFMTLLDVSIVNVALPSVREGLHTTESELQWVLSGYALSFGLFLVPAGRLGDARGRRLVFMVGLALFTLASAACGAARTSAWLVAARLVQGLGGGLIAPQISALIQQMFSGRERARAFGMFGTVVGVSTAVGPLLGGVIIQAAGADEGWRWVFYVNLPIGILCLFLARRLLPDTPTAGARQWSRSLDPVGVALLGAGVLAILLPFVQAQQWKGDGKWLLLLLAAVLLACFVRWESRCSRRETEPLVALSLFRVRSYWTGCLLIVFQFAGFTSIFFITTLYLQSGLHYSALQAGLAITPFALGSGTTSLLGGRYVDRYGRRLVAGGLALTALGLAGTALTAHEVEGHSTGWYLMIPLLLAGLGTGFVIAPNQALTLSQVPVARGGSAAGVLQTGQRIGASVGIAGVGSLFFTRLNAGHGPPAEADWRSAYQHGLVLSVVFVLIALTAALADVWTDRQGTESHPAVDHGPPPPPG from the coding sequence GTGCCCGAAGCGAGATCGCCCGCGGGCCCGGAACCGGAGCCCGGACCCGGGCCCGAGTCGGAGTCCGGCACACGCTCACGGCGCTGGAAGGCCCTGGCGGTCTGTCTCGTCGCGGGCTTCATGACGCTGCTGGACGTCTCGATCGTCAACGTGGCCCTGCCGTCCGTACGGGAGGGCCTGCACACCACCGAGTCCGAGCTCCAGTGGGTGCTCTCGGGCTACGCGCTCTCCTTCGGGCTCTTCCTCGTACCCGCCGGGCGGCTGGGCGACGCGCGAGGCCGCCGCCTGGTCTTCATGGTCGGCCTGGCCCTGTTCACTCTGGCCTCCGCCGCGTGCGGGGCCGCCCGTACGAGTGCGTGGCTCGTGGCCGCGCGGCTGGTGCAGGGTCTGGGCGGCGGGCTGATCGCACCGCAGATCTCGGCCCTGATCCAGCAGATGTTCTCCGGACGGGAACGGGCCCGGGCCTTCGGCATGTTCGGCACGGTCGTCGGCGTCTCCACCGCCGTCGGACCGCTGCTGGGCGGCGTGATCATCCAGGCGGCCGGGGCGGACGAGGGCTGGCGCTGGGTCTTCTACGTCAACCTCCCCATCGGCATCCTCTGCCTCTTCCTCGCCCGCCGACTGCTGCCCGACACCCCCACCGCCGGTGCGCGCCAGTGGTCCCGGAGCCTCGACCCGGTGGGCGTGGCCCTGCTGGGCGCGGGCGTCCTCGCGATCCTGCTGCCGTTCGTCCAGGCCCAGCAGTGGAAGGGCGACGGCAAGTGGCTGCTGCTGCTCCTCGCGGCGGTGCTGCTGGCCTGCTTCGTCCGGTGGGAGTCGCGGTGCTCACGGCGCGAGACCGAACCGCTGGTGGCGCTCTCGCTCTTCCGCGTCCGCTCGTACTGGACGGGCTGCCTGCTGATCGTCTTCCAGTTCGCGGGCTTCACGTCGATCTTCTTCATCACCACGCTCTATCTGCAGAGCGGGCTGCACTACAGCGCGCTGCAGGCGGGACTCGCCATCACGCCGTTCGCGCTGGGGTCGGGAACGACCTCGCTGCTCGGCGGGCGGTACGTCGACCGGTACGGGCGCAGGCTCGTGGCCGGTGGCCTCGCGCTGACCGCGCTCGGACTGGCGGGAACCGCGCTCACGGCACACGAGGTCGAGGGGCACAGCACCGGCTGGTACCTGATGATTCCGCTGCTGCTCGCGGGGCTGGGCACCGGATTCGTCATCGCCCCGAACCAGGCGCTGACCCTCTCCCAGGTGCCGGTGGCGCGGGGCGGCAGCGCTGCCGGAGTGCTGCAGACCGGGCAGCGCATCGGGGCATCGGTCGGCATCGCGGGCGTGGGATCCCTCTTCTTCACCCGGCTGAACGCGGGCCACGGCCCGCCGGCCGAGGCCGACTGGCGCTCGGCGTACCAGCACGGGCTGGTGCTCTCCGTCGTCTTCGTCCTGATCGCGCTGACGGCGGCCCTGGCCGATGTGTGGACGGACCGTCAGGGCACCGAATCGCACCCCGCCGTGGATCACGGCCCGCCGCCGCCCCCCGGTTGA